From bacterium, one genomic window encodes:
- a CDS encoding septal ring lytic transglycosylase RlpA family protein, whose translation MHNRWLNLLTLLLTVLFIGCTAAPRYGIKSGTAGSRGTRNVVFPKPGYVIEGTASFYSFEFAGRKTANGEIFDPNGITAAHRNWPFGTIVEVTNLQTNRKVEVRINDRGPFTSCIIDLSYGAAQSIGMVQNTKVKLRVVSVGAIIP comes from the coding sequence ATGCACAACCGCTGGCTAAACCTACTAACTTTACTTCTTACCGTACTTTTTATCGGGTGTACGGCTGCGCCTCGCTACGGAATTAAGAGCGGTACTGCCGGCTCCCGGGGTACCCGCAATGTGGTCTTCCCAAAACCAGGTTACGTAATTGAAGGAACAGCATCTTTCTACAGCTTTGAGTTTGCTGGACGTAAAACAGCCAATGGGGAGATATTCGATCCTAATGGCATCACCGCCGCCCACCGGAATTGGCCCTTCGGTACAATCGTTGAAGTCACCAATCTCCAAACCAACCGAAAAGTCGAGGTAAGAATCAACGACCGAGGACCTTTTACAAGCTGCATAATCGATCTCTCCTATGGCGCCGCTCAGAGCATAGGAATGGTGCAAAATACCAAAGTCAAGTTGCGAGTCGTATCCGTAGGAGCTATCATTCCGTAA
- a CDS encoding dihydroorotate dehydrogenase: MATDLTCKLGALELSSPLIAASGCFGYGTEYSELTPLHTFGAIVTKTITPQPRAGNAIPRIWETPTGGMINSIGLANVGIDRYIAEKLPELRNYPTKVIVSVAGNTVSEYRELVAKMEPHTEWSALELNISCPNVKEGGISFGVDPIMTETVVRECRKETTRPLIVKLTPMASSAAGIAKACEAAGADILSLVNTFVGIAIDPETRKPRIATITGGYSGPPIKPMALAKVWEVYNATKLPIIGMGGIASAEDVVEFFLAGSSAVQIGTMIYVEPAISATILEKLQEYGTRHKLSMLSELTGALKRPQPKPIVCTTAG; the protein is encoded by the coding sequence TTGGCAACTGATCTTACCTGTAAATTAGGTGCGCTGGAGTTATCCTCTCCCCTGATAGCCGCTTCCGGTTGCTTTGGCTACGGAACGGAGTATTCCGAACTCACACCTTTGCACACCTTTGGAGCAATTGTCACAAAAACGATTACACCCCAACCACGGGCGGGGAATGCTATCCCTCGGATTTGGGAAACGCCGACCGGTGGGATGATTAACAGCATCGGATTAGCGAATGTAGGTATCGACCGTTACATCGCAGAGAAACTCCCCGAGCTGAGAAATTATCCTACGAAAGTAATCGTATCGGTTGCAGGCAACACTGTCTCAGAGTATCGGGAACTCGTGGCAAAGATGGAGCCCCACACTGAGTGGAGCGCACTCGAACTGAACATCTCCTGTCCCAATGTGAAAGAAGGCGGCATCAGTTTCGGCGTCGATCCAATCATGACCGAAACGGTCGTTCGCGAATGTCGCAAGGAAACCACTCGTCCGCTGATTGTGAAGTTGACTCCAATGGCATCGTCGGCGGCAGGTATTGCCAAAGCGTGTGAAGCGGCCGGAGCTGACATTTTATCGTTGGTAAACACCTTTGTCGGAATCGCGATTGATCCTGAAACCCGTAAGCCGCGCATCGCCACAATTACCGGTGGTTACAGCGGTCCTCCAATTAAGCCGATGGCGCTGGCTAAAGTGTGGGAAGTGTACAATGCAACGAAACTGCCAATCATCGGCATGGGCGGCATCGCTTCCGCCGAAGATGTTGTAGAATTCTTCTTAGCGGGGTCTTCCGCCGTACAAATCGGAACGATGATTTACGTAGAACCGGCAATCTCAGCAACTATTCTGGAAAAATTACAGGAGTATGGTACCCGACATAAGTTGTCGATGTTATCCGAATTGACCGGTGCTTTGAAACGCCCTCAACCGAAACCAATCGTATGCACAACCGCTGGCTAA